The proteins below come from a single Danio aesculapii chromosome 25, fDanAes4.1, whole genome shotgun sequence genomic window:
- the si:dkeyp-73b11.8 gene encoding BPTI/Kunitz domain-containing protein has translation MRELGIILFIFALNHNIQAQTRKPEACTLKQDEGTGNDVVVYMYYDADKDSCYPFRYNGEGGNSNRFITEKQCMRNCSHRADKLFPMDGKQICVLPREPGQCFGHYLRYYYSPEHHTCKPFYWTGCVGNGNRFLSLNRCNATCYNSADQGHEDYSGESDVPVGIILGVVFGLIGAIILIVVIVFAVKKPSSKKREKKDGKSTEQPLKEQAIEMEGGEAQPATLEISTIQT, from the exons ATGAGGGAGCTTGgcataattttattcatttttgcgCTGAACCACAACATTCAGGCCCAAACTCGTAAACCAG AGGCCTGCACTCTCAAACAAGATGAAGGAACAGGAAACGACGTTGTGGTTTATATGTATTATGATGCAGATAAAGACAGCTGCTATCCTTTTCGATACAATGGCGAGGGTGGCAATTCAAACCGTTTCATAACTGAGAAGCAGTGCATGAGAAACTGTTCACACCGAGCTGACAAGCTGTTTCCTATGGATG GAAAACAGATTTGCGTGCTTCCCAGAGAGCCAGGACAATGTTTCGGTCACTATCTCCGGTATTACTACAGCCCTGAGCATCACACATGCAAGCCGTTCTATTGGACTGGTTGTGTGGGCAATGGAAACCGATTCCTATCACTTAATCGTTGCAATGCCACTTGTTACAACTCAGCAG ATCAAGGCCATGAGGACTATTCAGGTGAATCTGATGTACCTGTTG GAATTATCCTGGGTGTAGTGTTTGGTCTAATTGGTGCCATTATTCTCATTGTGGTGATCGTTTTTGCTGTCAAGAA GCCTAGCTCAAAGAAACGTGAGAAAAAAGATGGAAAGTCAACAGAGCAACCACTGAAGGAGCAGGCAATTGAGATGGAAGGAGGGGAAGCACAGCCAGCCACTCTTGAAATCTCTACAATCCAAACTTAA